A genome region from Alkalimarinus coralli includes the following:
- a CDS encoding serine/threonine-protein kinase → MQEARQQSNDNVSGIQSGYPAAAIQAGSILSNRFLLEELLGEGGMGSVYKALDLRREEVQDPNPYVAIKLLNEKVRQVTGAGIALQREAVIAQRLQHSGIAAVYDYNRDESHAYIVMELIEGYTLDQIIISEYPDGLPVAKSFRLISLLIDAITFAHRQGVVHADIKPSNIKVLPGGGVKVMDFGLARVMSLMNMNLDSGGSDVDSQWRHRSLCDAITPSYATNARLQGRQPVRIDDAYALACVIYLVLTGRHPYQRMTAEKALKQGIKPLRPVQLSKKQWRILQRALDPNIAAESEIMKELSLAFCQVSRKRIRHRRKASAVAAFALLCASVVPASQWLSDDLPVWKIRYSDSENRAQQIMSYMTDDSASRLQALETILLPKLILEWRRLWSAPPNLMDEPLEEQKRTATALLQSLEVADNLTPYLSSNLAFVKARNQLIKFQADYSVRALIGYESRLVTYLTALQPNSTLDFIALYNSAMLLKLVTGDPSIIEEDTRLSSLLYHEMADDWRAGRYFPLGEKLQLAKSLFPNKGEWGAAENMLSARLSSGETPNFGNDKEPLFSDSVSVSKVDISLVHQPMLAYLLKKIKAASANQLDINPVYRDILTDQHARYVSLGGNEYEWERLVAQSDLDYARELSKWKRDEEAYQVVEEILSARLRL, encoded by the coding sequence ATGCAGGAAGCCAGACAACAGTCAAACGATAACGTATCTGGAATACAATCTGGTTACCCGGCAGCCGCCATTCAAGCCGGTTCCATATTGAGCAATAGATTTTTGCTTGAAGAGCTGTTAGGTGAGGGGGGCATGGGATCTGTCTATAAGGCGCTGGATTTAAGAAGGGAGGAAGTTCAAGACCCAAACCCTTATGTTGCGATTAAGTTATTAAATGAGAAGGTGCGGCAAGTCACTGGGGCGGGCATTGCGCTTCAGCGCGAAGCGGTCATCGCTCAAAGGCTTCAGCATAGCGGCATTGCAGCAGTCTATGATTACAACCGGGATGAATCCCATGCGTATATTGTGATGGAGCTTATTGAAGGGTATACACTGGATCAGATTATTATTTCTGAATACCCGGATGGCTTACCGGTAGCAAAATCATTTAGGCTTATTAGCCTGCTGATAGATGCCATTACATTTGCTCACCGGCAAGGTGTTGTTCACGCAGACATTAAGCCGTCGAATATTAAAGTACTCCCTGGTGGAGGGGTTAAGGTGATGGACTTTGGCTTGGCCAGGGTAATGAGCCTGATGAACATGAACCTCGACTCGGGAGGTTCGGACGTTGACTCCCAATGGCGCCACCGCTCTCTTTGTGATGCCATTACGCCCTCCTATGCAACCAATGCACGACTACAAGGTCGTCAGCCAGTAAGAATAGATGATGCTTATGCATTAGCTTGTGTCATATACCTTGTACTAACCGGGCGGCATCCTTATCAGCGAATGACTGCCGAAAAAGCACTCAAGCAAGGGATTAAACCCTTGCGCCCTGTTCAGTTAAGCAAGAAACAGTGGCGCATCCTGCAGCGAGCATTGGATCCGAACATAGCGGCAGAAAGTGAAATTATGAAAGAGCTTTCTTTAGCTTTTTGTCAGGTGAGCAGAAAGCGAATACGGCACCGGCGTAAAGCTTCCGCAGTTGCGGCCTTTGCTCTTTTATGTGCATCAGTGGTTCCTGCCAGTCAATGGCTTAGCGATGATTTACCCGTCTGGAAAATTCGTTATTCTGATAGTGAAAACCGTGCTCAGCAAATAATGAGTTATATGACTGATGACTCTGCTTCAAGGTTGCAGGCGCTAGAGACAATTCTGCTACCCAAACTAATTCTAGAATGGCGAAGACTGTGGTCAGCACCTCCCAATCTGATGGACGAGCCTTTGGAAGAGCAGAAGCGGACAGCCACAGCACTGTTGCAGAGTCTTGAGGTTGCAGATAATTTGACCCCTTATTTATCCAGCAATCTGGCGTTCGTAAAGGCCAGAAACCAACTGATAAAATTCCAGGCAGATTATAGTGTCAGGGCGCTCATCGGCTACGAATCCCGATTGGTAACTTACTTGACCGCTCTACAACCTAACTCAACGCTGGATTTTATTGCGTTGTATAACAGCGCTATGTTGCTTAAGTTGGTTACTGGAGACCCGAGCATTATTGAGGAAGATACCAGGCTTAGCTCACTGCTTTACCATGAGATGGCTGATGATTGGCGTGCGGGAAGGTATTTTCCATTGGGCGAAAAACTGCAACTTGCGAAGTCACTATTTCCAAATAAAGGTGAGTGGGGTGCCGCAGAAAACATGCTAAGCGCCAGGCTATCCAGCGGAGAAACCCCAAACTTTGGAAATGACAAAGAACCGCTGTTTTCTGATTCGGTTTCAGTCAGTAAGGTTGATATTTCTTTGGTGCACCAACCTATGCTGGCTTATTTACTAAAAAAAATAAAAGCTGCATCCGCCAATCAGTTAGATATAAACCCTGTTTATCGAGACATTTTGACAGATCAGCATGCCAGATACGTTTCACTCGGAGGTAATGAGTATGAATGGGAACGGTTGGTCGCTCAATCTGACCTTGACTACGCTCGCGAACTGTCAAAGTGGAAACGCGATGAAGAGGCGTATCAGGTAGTTGAGGAAATATTATCAGCCCGGTTGAGACTATAA
- a CDS encoding PP2C family protein-serine/threonine phosphatase: MSNAKSANRMIWNSSDYSHPGHSRKINEDAVFSDPRSGTWCVADGMGGHEQGGLASLLLVETIADAPIYGSLEQRVKEIQQRILRLNQALYAKGRDVISDHNGKRQIIGCTFVILISDGLYSTCLWAGDSRLYLLREDNLYQITDDHTVVNDLLARGVISKSDSENHPQSHIVTRALGAAEHVEFEKKTFAAREGDRYLLCSDGLYNELDSNDISEALSIEGSSNSCRVLIEKVLQTDATDNLTGCVINASYAPEY, from the coding sequence ATGAGCAACGCAAAGAGTGCAAACAGGATGATTTGGAATAGTAGTGACTATAGTCATCCTGGACATAGCAGAAAAATAAACGAAGATGCTGTTTTTAGTGATCCCAGATCCGGCACTTGGTGTGTGGCTGATGGTATGGGAGGTCATGAGCAAGGAGGTCTGGCTAGCTTGCTGCTGGTGGAGACGATCGCTGATGCACCGATATATGGCTCTCTTGAACAAAGGGTAAAAGAGATTCAACAGCGTATATTAAGACTTAATCAGGCCTTATATGCCAAGGGGCGGGATGTCATTTCCGATCATAATGGCAAGAGGCAAATAATTGGCTGTACCTTTGTCATCCTCATTAGTGATGGCTTATACAGCACATGTCTTTGGGCTGGCGACAGTCGGCTATATTTGCTGAGAGAAGATAACTTATACCAAATCACGGATGATCATACTGTTGTCAATGACTTGCTAGCCAGGGGCGTTATTTCAAAGAGCGACTCTGAAAATCACCCTCAGTCGCACATCGTAACGAGGGCATTGGGGGCGGCAGAGCATGTTGAGTTTGAGAAAAAAACATTTGCAGCCCGTGAAGGTGATCGTTATTTGTTGTGCAGTGATGGGCTATACAATGAACTGGACTCAAACGACATATCAGAAGCGTTATCTATTGAGGGAAGTAGTAACAGTTGCAGAGTGCTCATTGAAAAAGTGCTTCAGACTGATGCAACGGATAATTTAACGGGTTGCGTTATTAACGCATCTTATGCACCTGAATACTAA